Below is a window of Impatiens glandulifera chromosome 2, dImpGla2.1, whole genome shotgun sequence DNA.
ATATACGTACATTTCCACTGAGAGGGGACGCATAATCCTGCAGTGGTACTGAAGAAGACGACGGCGTTTATGGCGaaagatatcagccacttgcAACTTTCTCAGCTCACTCCTAAGAAGTGCGTTTtcataattcaatattttttcttttcagaATAGTGCTACTGATCAACTCATTTCAGATATTCACTGTTTTAGATGTCAGTTGTGTATAATAATTTGATCAATTCGGAGTTGAGGATGCAGTGATATTAGTAGTTTTATGGAGTTGATTATGGTAACTTAATAACTTCTATTACCTTTTATTTTGCAGAGTACTTGTAGTCTTCTGTATGATCAACATGATAACTTACATGGATCAAGGAATGATAGCAAGCAGTATTGTGAATAAGGCAATAAGGTAATTCAGAAGGCTTATAACTTGTCACTACTACATTGATTTCATCCAATGATGCAGTTTCTTTTGTAAATGCCCTTTCTATATTGAAGTACCATATGGACATAAATGTTCCTATTCAGTGAGAATTTGTAATACCGCTTAGAATACTGGTTCTATGATTTATGAACCAGTCCCTTCTCCAAGCTGTAAATCACCGATTCATCTATGCTGCTTCTTTTTGGCTTGTCTACTTAATTTTTGTAGTATGTCTTCAACACAGAATTTTTAAGATCTAACTGTTTCTCTTAGATGATCTgtatataatcttatttttctcTGTTTGTTCACTTAGATAAGTTGTTTGTGCATATCCTCGTAGGGATGATTTGAAAATGACTAAATTTGAAAACGGTGTTCTATCTACTGCTTTCTCGGTTGGAATTCTTCTGGGGTCTCCACTATTTGCATCCATGGCAAACAGGTGATGGATTGTTATCACACATATTTTGCTCCTTCACTTTTTTCCATTGTTCTCTGTAATTTTTTAGTAGCACTTTAACTTCATCTTTCATACATAATCTTAAAGTTTCCCATTTGGGTGTTAGCTTCTTATtatcatcatttaaatattgtgttcagtttttctatttttcatCAGCTTAAATAGTTTCATTTTTTATGAACTTGAACCAGTTCCATGCATGTACTAATTGTTGTAAAATATTTGGACTATTTAGaggatatattttaattagttagattggtatccatttatttttttcctaatgTTTAGGAAGATAATTAACTAGGATACATATCAATTGACGTATATCCCATGACTATAGAAATTGATATATATCCCATGATTATAGGAATCAGAGTGATCCTAAGGAATCCTAATGTACATTTGTATTTCAAGGATACTACCCTATTGAATAAAATACGCACTTTCATTCTTCAAATTCCGCAATTGTAGACTGTAGAGCATTGAAATAATGCAGTGTTAAACTagaagttcaatttttttgCTTAAGACCTATTGGAACGATTAAGCACCTATGTGATTGTTTTAGTAGAAACTTGGaaagtttgttttgtttcttGATATTAGCAACTACAAATTGCAACatgagatttttatattttacttaccACATTTTTCTTATGCTGGAACTAGAATTGTCTTTTTTTGGCTGCTGTGTCTACCCAACTAACACAACATTCCGGGTATCATTTATTTTGCAGTGTTAATACTTTTAGGCTAATCGGAATTGGATTATCCACATGGTGCTTTTCTGTTGCCGGTTGTGGATTATCATATAGCTTTGTGTCGATAACATTATGCCGCGTGTAGGTCTATCTCATCTACATCTTCACAATAGAGTGATTTAGGTTATGAAAGCTGATTGTTTCGTTTCAAAAGCCTTCAAGttttctttcattatattttgtttttgttctaGAATTTCTTTTCAGTTCTTTAAGTCACATttctcaatatttatttttatagctGAGTTCTTTTTCAGTTTTCATTTATATATCATTGTTCAGGCTAGTTGGTACTGGTGAAGCTTCTTTTATGAGTCTGGCAGCTCCATTTATTAACGAAAATGCTCCATCTGCGCAGGTTTTACCCCTTTCACTTTCCCGTATATGTTATCTAATATTTGATCCATGATGAGCCAAACAACTTCTAGTTTTCTATATGTTGTTTGCTTCATATTTACTCATCTCTAACAAAATGGAACATAGAATAGATAGATTCAAATTTTTGGTCTTCTCTGAGCTTGTTTTCCCAGTGGATGGAGTCTTGACCCTTTTACCAGGCATTATTTATATGCATTATGCTATTTAATCTAGTTTGGCTTCtcccaaaataaaaaagaagagtAAGTGGACCTGACCCATCTAATCATGACTCTATCCGCTAAGCTTCATGGATACTTTTTGTTCTGATAATGTCCTAagacctttttttttcttaaatcagaAAACATTGTGGCTTGGAATATTTTACTTTTGTATACCAGCAGGAGTTGCTCTGGGCCATGTATATGGTGGAATTGTAAGTCGATATCTTCTTTGAAACATTATTCTGTTGATTGTTTTGTAATGATTATTAGATAAGTCACATGTTATAAATAATCTGCTATATCATCCTCCACTTCACCCGTTTTACCATTTgtcaataattttttgttttataaattacaaatcATAATGACATAGTAGCTGCTGTTTTGAGCATTCTTTATCTCAGTAGTcaaatgtaattaaatatagGCATTAATATAGGCTACATATAGTCTTCCATTTGGACATTTTTGTCAAGATAACGTTTATAGTCTTGTAAGAATAACAAATGCCAAGTGGTTGATTAAAATGGAACATATTTGCTAAAACATAAAATGGAGGAGAACGATGAATATGGTGCAAACCCTATATTGGGTTTGTAGAACTACTGAGAAGATTGTGAGAATTTCTTGAGAAAGGGAAGATtgagagatttttttaaataataggaAATAAATAATGCATTCATTTATATTGCTTTAAAATAATCTTCTTATAACATAACATTTAGGTTCCTTGGATCTATTAAGAGAAAGTTTCCACTGTACCGAGGTTATAATTATGCATAAATCTTAGATAATCTACCAATTCCCCATTATCATCCCTTTTCATATATGGTTTGTAGGTAGGGAAGCTCTTAGGCTGGCGTTCTGCATTCTTTGGAGTATCCATTGCAATGGTCCCATTTGCTCTTCTAGGTTTCTTAATGAACCCTACACACTTGAAAGGTGTATCCAAGTTCTGTACTTTGTCTGCTTCATTGTTTAGAACTTGCTGTTACTCTTGGCATTTATCAATTGCAGACTTTGCTCCTATTTCGAGAAGAAAATTGACATCTATTGGAACATATATCCTTGAAGTTAAAGGTATGCTCTTGACATTAATGGTTTATAAAGTTTCCTTGGTGTTATATGCATGCTTTACCCTTATCTATAGAATTCTTTGACAACCTTGATCACATACTCACCAACAAGATGCCAATTCTTATGGAAGAAAGAAGCATTAAATCTCCCTGCCCATGGTTCTTGTCTATTTCATGTGGAACATAGTGGTTCTAATCTCTTCCTCCGTAACTAGGTTAATAAGCAACTAATGACAACTAGCAATTGTTATTTGCTGGAACTATGGTTGGGAATGGGCATTTAAACCAATGCTGAACTAAGCTCTGGGCTTTCCCTGCAGTCACTCCATAAGCTATGCGATGTAGCATGTTAATTATGAAGGTCAATGTTAGTCCTATGATGGGCCAGAAGGGGGAATTGCTGTATCCAAGAAGAATAGACTTTGTGGTCAAGATCCGGCTGGAGATATGAGAGATTGAATTGTCATGATTATCAATTGGAACATGGTCTTTGTTAACCTAACCTTTGAACAGGCTTTTATTTTCTCCGTTATGACCTGAATTTGCAATGAATTTTGTCTTCCTTTACCCTTAAGTTTGCTAGCCTTTGTATGTTATGTTCTCTGTTTTGATATAATGATTTGATAAAGCATGGCTTCCATACAGATGATGTAGCTATGGATGTTAGCAAAGTAGCCATGAATGACATTTCAATACACAAAAGGTCATATTTTGAAAAGCATACCTGCAATTGTCATTCTCATGTTAGGATTGACATTTCATTTCAAGTGTAGAAAGGCATATTGAAGTAAAAGTATCAATCTTATTTTGTGGCAGGTTTTTGGGAGATGTGAAAGTGCTTTTTCTAGAGAAGGCTTATGTTGTGAACATTCTGGGTAAAATCTTGCTCTCTAGAATCTCattattgtgtttatttaattaggATATCAATTAGTTACTGACACTGTACGAGGGTAAGTGACAAATGGTTATTGGCCGAGAGCCTGAATTCTACAAGCATCCATGACATAATTTCCTGGAACTAGAAGTGTTTACCAAGCATTTCTAATGAGATCACTCATCTTTCATCAATGGTTTTATGCAGGTTACATCTTATACAACTTTGTCATAGGTGCATATTCATACTGGGCACCTAAAGTTGGTTACAATGTATATAAGATGGTATGgtaatatatgattttgattacATAATACTTTTTCTTGGTGTACCACAACATATACATGCAGGTTTGATCATCTAAAGTAGAGCTTACCATAACTAGTGGTAGGGTTAGGTATTATAGATGGTTGAGATGGAAGAGAGATCTAAAGGTTAAAGGATGGAATAGTTCTTCAAGACAAATTATGCAAAGTAGTCCCTGAAACATTAGTTAGGAGATAAATAGAATACTCAAGTTAGTTAGGGATATAATTGGCATTCTTGATTAATGATGTGTATAAATAGATAATAGTAGACGTGTATAGGACTTATGCATGAAATGATGTGATTTGATATTGAATAGAAACTTAGTCTACAGACTTTCATTTCTAATACTGGAATTCCTAGCTAGTACTACGAGCAAAGAATGCACAATGCTACCCTTATAAGAAATATTATGAATGGTTATGTCTTGCTTCTCTCTTTGGCAGAATGATTCAGATGTGGTTTTTGGAGGGATTACAGTTGTTTGTGGGATGGTTGGAACTGTAGCTGGAGGTTATGTTCTTGATCTCATGTCTTCCACAATTTCCAATGCTTTTAAGgtaattttttgttattatttatttttcgtttatttcttttgataaACAATGatatgattttgattttcttgTGCTGAGATTCACTCATTTGAATTGAACTATGTCATACAATTTAGGTCCCTGTATGATCAGCTTGCTTGTACTCTTCTTGATGCATTTCTTTTGTGGTATTTCCTTGTCTTCCAGTTAAGAACATATCAATCCATTACTATCATTAGTCATGTGCATGTCGCTTTGGATGACAACATTGTTTTTTCCCTGGTATTCTTATCAAGAAGCCAGTTAAATATAGAACTTCTTTGTATAGTGGTTATAGgcttaaatttttaaatgagaaGTTAATAGTTAAAGATTTATCAGGAAAAAGAAAAAGCCTGTTCTGCAGGGTGGTctactctttttttttctttggagGAGGTTTGCACCACATAACATAATTCTTTCTTTAACTTGTCTTTGCTTCTTTAGTTTGTTTGCATGTCTGACCTGTTGTGTAGGTTTTCTCTCAGCAGCTTACCTTGGGTTATATTTGCATTTCTTGTATACAGGCTAGTGGGGTTGACCAactttattatcatttttattcatCATGATGTAATGCTTGCTGATGCATCTTTTTGTTATCTCTTTTGCTGCTTAATCTGATTCCACTCCTAAAagatgttaatatattataatctcTTCGTCCCTTTTTGTTTGCGCCAAATAACCCTTTCTTGCTCTCCAATTTAGTTGAACACTtttcccaaaataaaataaattagttggacacttttgtaaataatacattttcacaTACAAATAATAATCCGTGTTTATGGCGAGGGGAAGTTTTTCCCTTAGCCCAGTTGATAGAAGTTGCATTATAAAGTGAGGTAATGCTTAGTTAGACATATTAATTTTGAGATATTAATGTCTAATATGTAAAGCTCAAAGTAGACATACTAATTTTTACAATACCTTTACagattatttttttccttagtTACTATAGATGCTTGTTGAAACTGATTCCTTCCATGATGAGTTTAGTTCATAATCTTGTGATAGTAACACCTTCCTTCCATTTGACACCATGATATCACATACATGACATAAATTTCCACCTAATTTTTCAAAGTTGGAGTCATCTCACAATTGGAACCCAATTATTTCTCTGCCCTTTTGCAGCTCCTCTCAACTGCAGCGTTTTTGGGCGCCATCTTTTTCTTCTCTGCTTTCTGTTCCGAAAATGTGTACTGTTTCCTGGTTCTTTTCTCAATTGGTGAGCTACTTGTGTTTTCCATGCAggtaatttataatttactatCATATAGTgcactttttattttttgctTTATTATTTGCTATTGGTCCATATGATCCGGAGTGCACTTCTTTTTTGTCTATTGCCAAGTTAGCCATAAATTACAAATAGTTTTTTGCAATgcatatatattgtatttttttgggCTTTGCAGGGACCGGTAAATTTAATCAGTCTCCATTGTGTCAAACCAAGTTTAAGACCAATGTCACTGGCTATGTCCATCGTTGCAATTCAAATATCCGGATTTGTGCCTTCCTCACAAGTTATTGAGATTCTTAAGGTATGTTATCTGGCGTTTAAGCACTTTTATCCATGTAAACTGGTTTTCATATCTCATAGCAACTATGACCTTTGTTTCAAAACTTCTCTTTTGCTTTAGGCCTATTTGGACACCTTTAAATTGTCTATTTTACATGGAGCCTAATTGGTATCATGAATTTTCATCTTGATTGTGATacaaaaaaaatctacatttcTCACGTCttttaaaatcacaaaaatctagaaaataatcttaatcatgatttttatactaaatgaaacaacaaaatTACAGTCTTGATCGTGATCTAAAAAATATCTGGACCATGATCTCAGTTTCACTTTTAACAATTTTCCAATGGGATCGTTATTGTGACAAAATAGCAATTTCCAAATAGGCTCGAATCAGATCGACGATCTGTCCAAAGAACTGCTTATATAGCGCGTCAACCGTTTTCAGTCACAAGCTGTCCAAAACCAGCACTTTCCAGTTTATTTTCTGTACTTACCAAACAGTCTTTTGTTGCAATGCTTAATTTGATTATTCCAGCTTgctttagaatatttaatcactaGTTTAGactttttgtattttaattagatGGAACATTCCCAGCCAATGCATGAATTTGTGTGCTGATGATTTGCAATCTGTCATTAcccatgtttgaaaaacataatgAAGTTTATTTGGGGATCAATCTGCAGGATTATACTAAAAACTGGAGGATCACAGCTCTTATTTTAACATCTGTTCTTTTTCTGGCAGCCTCAACATGGTTCTTAGGTAAAATAAACTATCTTAACTTGTTATCTCCTTAACTATAACTACAATAAGCAGTCTGATATACCTTAAACTATAATTATCTATAAATCTTTAATAGAGAAGTATAAAAGGATAGAAGAATTATATTGAGACGAAGAGTGAAAAATTAATGGAGGAAGATAGAACCTAACTGTTAGGGTGAATACAATAGGGGATGAAAGGGAAAAACTCTAACAAAAAAATTTCAACTAAATCATTTTCATAACTATTCTTAACAACTAATAttctatttatactattatacTATATTAATAATTGTCACGTCAACCATAGTGTATTAGCCCTAATACCCTTTCCCCTTTATCAGAGTCCTTCGTCTCTCATTTCTGATTATACGGAGTTGAAACATGACGATGATGAATACCAATTATATATTCAGActagaaaatttatttaattttttctcagTATTTGTAATAGTTTTGACTAAGAAGTAGAACTAATTAGAGGATTTTGTCCTGCCTTAGTTTGTTCTGTTGAGACTCATAGGATGCTCTTGTACTTTAACAGGGATCTATGTTCACAAGACAGATAAATTCATGGAGGATCCAGATGAGATAATTGACAAATGTATCAAAACGCCTTTGATTGAAGAGAAAGCTGAAAAAGTCGAAACGGCATGTGAACCATAATAGGCATTGCAGGAATTACGTGTTTTGATATGCTTTTTCAAGTATttgtatattattgttataatctTAATAGTTACTTTTATGGAATCAAGCCATATCTTAATAgtgaaatttcaaattataaaactttgttttcaataataaaatgcATGGTTACTTTCAGTTTATTTTGACAGACAGGTCTTTTAAAAGTTTCTTTCCCATATTAGTTAATACTGTTTTTCTTTCCTCTTTAAGAACCAGTGGTTATAGCACAATATTTTGTGTGGTTTTCATGCCTATTACCTCTCATGGATCCATGAAATGACaataatttagtttgaattgGAGCCCAAATCTCATCATGGGTATGTAATTGGTAGCATATTAAACCATAGATATTCACATATTTATAGTCTCTTAACAGAAATATACTTTACAAACATAAATCATTACataattaacaatttataaattacaaaatgaaatttaaagTTACAAGTTTTTAAAAtcagaataaataaataacatatatctttttaaattcattaaaccTCCAAGGACgagttataataaataaagaataatgaGCAGCCAGTTAGTTAGTAGACCTCTTTCCCACATCGCTTTTCACATAGTATAATACAGTCTTCTTATATTCGAACGAAAGAGAAGAGTTCGTCCCTTCGGGGACATCCGATAAAATTGGAACGATACAGAGAAGATTAGCATGGCCCCTGCGCAAGGATGACACGCACAAATCGAGAAATGGTCCAAATTTTTTTTGCCTtttctccctccctccctccTCGTGCTGCGGCGACGGGAAGCACCGGAAACCTATTTGCGATCTACAACGGTGGTGCGAAAGATTGGCGGCAGTGAAATCGGAATCAAGCGAGAGTTGCAACCTCAGGTTTCTTCCTGCaccttttgtttttatatatatgttcttAAGAGTTGTTTAATTTTGTTCTGTAATTGTATTAGGGTTTTTCCTTGGAATCTTGTTCTTTGATGGGAATCGGAATCATGCTAGAGTTACAATCTCAGGTTTGTTCCTGcacctttttttatttatttatatgttgtTAAGAGTTGTTTAATTTTGTTCTGAAATCGTATTAGGGTTTTTCCTTGGAATCTTGTTCTTTGATGGGGTCTCCTCCATAAAACTTTCACATATCAATTCTGGGCATCAAGCGGTGGTGCGAAAGATTGGCGGCAGTGAA
It encodes the following:
- the LOC124927234 gene encoding probable sphingolipid transporter spinster homolog 2 — encoded protein: MAKDISHLQLSQLTPKKVLVVFCMINMITYMDQGMIASSIVNKAIRDDLKMTKFENGVLSTAFSVGILLGSPLFASMANSVNTFRLIGIGLSTWCFSVAGCGLSYSFVSITLCRVLVGTGEASFMSLAAPFINENAPSAQKTLWLGIFYFCIPAGVALGHVYGGIVGKLLGWRSAFFGVSIAMVPFALLGFLMNPTHLKDFAPISRRKLTSIGTYILEVKDDVAMDVSKVAMNDISIHKRFLGDVKVLFLEKAYVVNILGYILYNFVIGAYSYWAPKVGYNVYKMNDSDVVFGGITVVCGMVGTVAGGYVLDLMSSTISNAFKLLSTAAFLGAIFFFSAFCSENVYCFLVLFSIGELLVFSMQGPVNLISLHCVKPSLRPMSLAMSIVAIQISGFVPSSQVIEILKDYTKNWRITALILTSVLFLAASTWFLGIYVHKTDKFMEDPDEIIDKCIKTPLIEEKAEKVETACEP